A DNA window from Camelina sativa cultivar DH55 chromosome 17, Cs, whole genome shotgun sequence contains the following coding sequences:
- the LOC104756226 gene encoding protein transport protein SEC31 homolog A-like isoform X2 produces the protein MDCIKKVDRSAFVSFSPEAPFMATGTMAGAVDLSFSSSANLEIFELDFRSNDRDLKLVGHCSSSERFTRLAWGSYGLIAGGLVDGNIGLWNSNRSESGEIEHVRHLSKHQGHVRGLEFNIKSPNKLASGADDGTVCVWDLANPSEPSHYLKGTGSSVQEEISSVSWNREFQHVLASTSYNGTTVIWDVNNKKVITDFKNSGSVDRFKGPTRCSVLQWDPDNFNQIMVASDEDSSNVKLLDIRYLQSPVRTFVGHQRGVIAMEWCPSDSLYLLTCAKDNRTICWNTKTGQIVAELPIGGNCNFDVHWYPKMPGVISASSVDGKVGIYNLECCSSYGNEVNNLDSASLTAPKWWKRPVGASFGFGGKLISFNKNLSEASEVIMHSLATEESLVNRIFRFEAAIENGEKSSLRGLCEKKTEETNSEVEKETWGLLKIMLGEDGTAKSELRTHLGFSSSSEETDQTVSEHHATSSTEDVEVTQQMPKGEEEEEEEEEEEEEEEEEIADPTVDDSIQRSLIVGDYEKAVAQCFSANKMADALVIAHVGGTTLWESTRDKYLKMSNAPYMKVVSAMMNNDLMTLVNTRPPKSWKETLALICSFAEGDEWTSLCDALASKLMATGFTLAATLCYICAGNVDKTVDIWSSSLESESAGKSYAERIQDLMEKTLVLTLATGNKRFSTSLRCLFESYAEILASQGLLATAVKFLKFLDSGDSSTDLSILRNRIALYAEPEITNPSASVSTQPEISKPYQKKYFPPAPISIAQPSRTTYVPLNPPRELNNADQYQQHTMGFSYFPRSTNPTYNVPPVPASYQPIPSQVGPYLNSQIPQTVAPPMRPMTPTVQQVAAEAAPVVAPPPPPTVETADTSNVPAHQKPIVATLTRLFKEIYEPLGGNSRANPTKKREIEDNSKKLGTLFVKLNNEDISKNAAEKLAHLCQALDKHDFGAALQIQACMTNTEWDECGFCLPTLKRMMIKGRQNVQ, from the exons GAGCCGTGGATCTGTCGTTTAGTTCATCCGCCAATCTAGAGATCTTCGAACTTGATTTTAGGTCCAACGATCGTGATCTGAAACTTGTTGGTCACTGCTCAAGCTCTGAGCGGTTTACTCGACTCGCTTGGGGAAGTTATGGTCTTATTGCAGGTGGACTCGTCGATGGAAACATCGGTTTATGGAATTCAAATCg TTCTGAGTCTGGAGAGATTGAGCATGTTAGACATCTTTCAAAACACCAAGGACAT GTTCGTGGTCTTGAATTTAATATCAAGTCCCCAAATAAACTTGCTTCTGGGGCTGATGATGGTACAGTTTGCGTTTGGGATTTAGCAAATCCTTCAGAGCCTTCTCATTATCTAAAG GGAACTGGTTCTTCAGTGCAAGAGGAAATCTCTTCGGTATCGTGGAACAGAGAGTTTCAACATGTTTTAGCATCTACTTCATATAACGGGACTACTG TGATATGGGATGTGAACAACAAGAAGGTTATAACAGA CTTCAAAAATTCCGGATCAGTGGACAGATTTAAAGGTCCAACTCGGTGCTCAGTTTTGCAATGGGACCCTGATAATTTTAATCAGATCATGGTTGCATCAGATGAAGACAGCTCAAATGTTAAG CTTTTGGACATAAGGTATCTACAGTCACCTGTTCGCACATTTGTTGGCCATCAAAGAG GTGTGATTGCAATGGAGTGGTGTCCAAGTGACAGTTTGTATCTACTTACTTGTGCGAAAGACAACCGAACTATTTGCTGGAACACAAAGACAGGACAG ATTGTGGCTGAGTTACCTATTGGTGGCAATTGCAATTTTGATGTTCATTGGTATCCAAAGATGCCTGGAGTTATATCAGCATCTTCAGTTGATGGGAAAGTTGGCATCTATAACCTTGAG TGTTGCAGCAGCTATGGTAATGAGGTGAACAACCTAGATTCTG CTTCTTTAACAGCACCAAAATGGTGGAAACGACCGGTTGGTGCATCTTTCGGATTTGGAGGAAAGCTGATTTCATTTAACAAAAATCTTTCTGAAGCATCTGAG GTTATTATGCATAGCCTGGCCACAGAAGAAAGTTTGGTGAATCGGATTTTTAGATTTGAAGCTGCAATAGAAAATGGAGAGAAGAGTTCACTTAGGGGTTTGTGTgagaagaaaacagaagagACAAA TTCCGAGGTGGAGAAGGAAACATGGGGCTTGCTGAAAATCATGCTTGGCGAGGATGGAACCGCAAAGTCGGAGTTGCGTACCCATCTCGGCTTTAGTTCATCGTCTGAGGAAACGGATCAAACTGTTAGTGAGCATCATGCTACATCTTCTACTGAAGACGTAGAAGTGACTCAACAAATgccaaaaggagaagaagaagaagaagaagaagaagaagaagaagaagaagaagaagaagaaatcgctGATCCAACAGTTGATGATTCCATCCAACGTTCATTAATTGTGGGAGATTACGAGAAAGCAGTGGCTCAGTGTTTTTCTGCAAATAAGATGGCTGATGCTTTAGTTATTGCTCATGTTGGTGGTACAACATTGTGGGAGAGTACCCGTGATAAGTATCTGAAGATGAGCAATGCACCTTACATGAag GTTGTTTCTGCAATGATGAACAATGATCTAATGACCCTTGTGAATACAAGACCACCTAAATCTTGGAAAGAAACTCTTGCTCTTATCTGCTCT TTTGcagaaggagatgaatggacAAGCCTCTGTGATGCTCTAGCCTCAAAATTGATGGCTACTGGTTTTACTTTGGCTGCAACTCTATGTTACATTTGTGCAGGCAATGTCGATAAAACAGTAGACATTTGGTCAAGTAGCCTTGAAAGTGAAAGTGCTGGAAAATCTTATGCTGAGCGTATTCAA GATCTTATGGAGAAGACGCTTGTCTTAACTTTGGCAACTGGAAACAAGAGATTCAGTACGTCTCTACGCTGTCTCTTTGAGAGTTATGCTGAAATTTTGGCCAGTCAAGGACTTCTTGCAACCGCGGTAAAGTTCTTGAAATTTCTTGACTCTGGTGATTCCTCAACCGACCTTTCAATCTTGCGGAATCGGATTGCTCTGTATGCAGAGCCTG AAATTACTAACCCTTCTGCATCAGTAAGCACTCAGCCTGAAATCTCCAAGCCATATCAAAAG aAATATTTTCCTCCAGCTCCAATAAGCATTGCTCAGCCATCAAGAACTACTTATGTTCCTTTGAATCCTCCTCGAGAACTAAACAACGCGGACCAATATCAGCAGCATACCATgggtttttcttattttcct CGATCCACGAACCCAACATACAATGTTCCACCTGTTCCTGCCTCATATCAACCCATTCCTTCACAAGTTGGTCCATATCTGAACTCTCAGATTCCACAAACTGTTGCTCCACCAATGAGACCGATGACTCCAACAGTACAGCAGGTAGCAGCTGAAGCAGCACCTGTAGTagctccaccaccaccaccaaccgTTGAGACCGCAGATACTTCCAATGTACCAG CCCACCAGAAGCCTATTGTGGCTACATTGACAAGGCTATTTAAAGAGATATATGAACCATTAGGAGGTAATTCACGAGCTAATCCTACCAAGAAGCGTGAGATAGAAGATAACTCAAAAAAATTAGGAACTCTGTTTGTGAAACTAAATAATGAGGACATCTCAAAGAACGCTGCTGAAAAACTCGCTCATCTCTGTCAAGCTTTAGACAAACATGATTTTGGTGCAGCTTTACAGATACAG gCGTGTATGACAAACACCGAATGGGATGAGTGCGGCTTTTGTCTTCCAACACTAAAGCGAATGATGATCAAGGGAAGACAAAATGTGCAATGA
- the LOC104756226 gene encoding protein transport protein SEC31 homolog A-like isoform X1, whose translation MDCIKKVDRSAFVSFSPEAPFMATGTMAGAVDLSFSSSANLEIFELDFRSNDRDLKLVGHCSSSERFTRLAWGSYGLIAGGLVDGNIGLWNSNRSESGEIEHVRHLSKHQGHVRGLEFNIKSPNKLASGADDGTVCVWDLANPSEPSHYLKGTGSSVQEEISSVSWNREFQHVLASTSYNGTTVIWDVNNKKVITDFKNSGSVDRFKGPTRCSVLQWDPDNFNQIMVASDEDSSNVKLLDIRYLQSPVRTFVGHQRGVIAMEWCPSDSLYLLTCAKDNRTICWNTKTGQIVAELPIGGNCNFDVHWYPKMPGVISASSVDGKVGIYNLECCSSYGNEVNNLDSASLTAPKWWKRPVGASFGFGGKLISFNKNLSEASEVIMHSLATEESLVNRIFRFEAAIENGEKSSLRGLCEKKTEETNSEVEKETWGLLKIMLGEDGTAKSELRTHLGFSSSSEETDQTVSEHHATSSTEDVEVTQQMPKGEEEEEEEEEEEEEEEEEIADPTVDDSIQRSLIVGDYEKAVAQCFSANKMADALVIAHVGGTTLWESTRDKYLKMSNAPYMKVVSAMMNNDLMTLVNTRPPKSWKETLALICSFAEGDEWTSLCDALASKLMATGFTLAATLCYICAGNVDKTVDIWSSSLESESAGKSYAERIQDLMEKTLVLTLATGNKRFSTSLRCLFESYAEILASQGLLATAVKFLKFLDSGDSSTDLSILRNRIALYAEPEITNPSASVSTQPEISKPYQKNSSLPAPISNAHQPSRTTFVPLNPPQELKNADQYQQHTMDYYCFPAEITKPSASENTQPEISKPYQKKYFPPAPISIAQPSRTTYVPLNPPRELNNADQYQQHTMGFSYFPRSTNPTYNVPPVPASYQPIPSQVGPYLNSQIPQTVAPPMRPMTPTVQQVAAEAAPVVAPPPPPTVETADTSNVPAHQKPIVATLTRLFKEIYEPLGGNSRANPTKKREIEDNSKKLGTLFVKLNNEDISKNAAEKLAHLCQALDKHDFGAALQIQACMTNTEWDECGFCLPTLKRMMIKGRQNVQ comes from the exons GAGCCGTGGATCTGTCGTTTAGTTCATCCGCCAATCTAGAGATCTTCGAACTTGATTTTAGGTCCAACGATCGTGATCTGAAACTTGTTGGTCACTGCTCAAGCTCTGAGCGGTTTACTCGACTCGCTTGGGGAAGTTATGGTCTTATTGCAGGTGGACTCGTCGATGGAAACATCGGTTTATGGAATTCAAATCg TTCTGAGTCTGGAGAGATTGAGCATGTTAGACATCTTTCAAAACACCAAGGACAT GTTCGTGGTCTTGAATTTAATATCAAGTCCCCAAATAAACTTGCTTCTGGGGCTGATGATGGTACAGTTTGCGTTTGGGATTTAGCAAATCCTTCAGAGCCTTCTCATTATCTAAAG GGAACTGGTTCTTCAGTGCAAGAGGAAATCTCTTCGGTATCGTGGAACAGAGAGTTTCAACATGTTTTAGCATCTACTTCATATAACGGGACTACTG TGATATGGGATGTGAACAACAAGAAGGTTATAACAGA CTTCAAAAATTCCGGATCAGTGGACAGATTTAAAGGTCCAACTCGGTGCTCAGTTTTGCAATGGGACCCTGATAATTTTAATCAGATCATGGTTGCATCAGATGAAGACAGCTCAAATGTTAAG CTTTTGGACATAAGGTATCTACAGTCACCTGTTCGCACATTTGTTGGCCATCAAAGAG GTGTGATTGCAATGGAGTGGTGTCCAAGTGACAGTTTGTATCTACTTACTTGTGCGAAAGACAACCGAACTATTTGCTGGAACACAAAGACAGGACAG ATTGTGGCTGAGTTACCTATTGGTGGCAATTGCAATTTTGATGTTCATTGGTATCCAAAGATGCCTGGAGTTATATCAGCATCTTCAGTTGATGGGAAAGTTGGCATCTATAACCTTGAG TGTTGCAGCAGCTATGGTAATGAGGTGAACAACCTAGATTCTG CTTCTTTAACAGCACCAAAATGGTGGAAACGACCGGTTGGTGCATCTTTCGGATTTGGAGGAAAGCTGATTTCATTTAACAAAAATCTTTCTGAAGCATCTGAG GTTATTATGCATAGCCTGGCCACAGAAGAAAGTTTGGTGAATCGGATTTTTAGATTTGAAGCTGCAATAGAAAATGGAGAGAAGAGTTCACTTAGGGGTTTGTGTgagaagaaaacagaagagACAAA TTCCGAGGTGGAGAAGGAAACATGGGGCTTGCTGAAAATCATGCTTGGCGAGGATGGAACCGCAAAGTCGGAGTTGCGTACCCATCTCGGCTTTAGTTCATCGTCTGAGGAAACGGATCAAACTGTTAGTGAGCATCATGCTACATCTTCTACTGAAGACGTAGAAGTGACTCAACAAATgccaaaaggagaagaagaagaagaagaagaagaagaagaagaagaagaagaagaagaagaaatcgctGATCCAACAGTTGATGATTCCATCCAACGTTCATTAATTGTGGGAGATTACGAGAAAGCAGTGGCTCAGTGTTTTTCTGCAAATAAGATGGCTGATGCTTTAGTTATTGCTCATGTTGGTGGTACAACATTGTGGGAGAGTACCCGTGATAAGTATCTGAAGATGAGCAATGCACCTTACATGAag GTTGTTTCTGCAATGATGAACAATGATCTAATGACCCTTGTGAATACAAGACCACCTAAATCTTGGAAAGAAACTCTTGCTCTTATCTGCTCT TTTGcagaaggagatgaatggacAAGCCTCTGTGATGCTCTAGCCTCAAAATTGATGGCTACTGGTTTTACTTTGGCTGCAACTCTATGTTACATTTGTGCAGGCAATGTCGATAAAACAGTAGACATTTGGTCAAGTAGCCTTGAAAGTGAAAGTGCTGGAAAATCTTATGCTGAGCGTATTCAA GATCTTATGGAGAAGACGCTTGTCTTAACTTTGGCAACTGGAAACAAGAGATTCAGTACGTCTCTACGCTGTCTCTTTGAGAGTTATGCTGAAATTTTGGCCAGTCAAGGACTTCTTGCAACCGCGGTAAAGTTCTTGAAATTTCTTGACTCTGGTGATTCCTCAACCGACCTTTCAATCTTGCGGAATCGGATTGCTCTGTATGCAGAGCCTG AAATTACTAACCCTTCTGCATCAGTAAGCACTCAGCCTGAAATCTCCAAGCCATATCAAAAG AATTCTTCTCTTCCAGCTCCAATAAGCAATGCTCATCAGCCATCAAGAACTACTTTTGTCCCTTTGAATCCCCCTCAAGAACTAAAGAATGCGGACCAATATCAGCAGCATACCatggattattattgttttcctGCAGAAATTACTAAACCTTCTGCATCAGAAAACACTCAGCCTGAAATCTCCAAGCCATATCAAAAG aAATATTTTCCTCCAGCTCCAATAAGCATTGCTCAGCCATCAAGAACTACTTATGTTCCTTTGAATCCTCCTCGAGAACTAAACAACGCGGACCAATATCAGCAGCATACCATgggtttttcttattttcct CGATCCACGAACCCAACATACAATGTTCCACCTGTTCCTGCCTCATATCAACCCATTCCTTCACAAGTTGGTCCATATCTGAACTCTCAGATTCCACAAACTGTTGCTCCACCAATGAGACCGATGACTCCAACAGTACAGCAGGTAGCAGCTGAAGCAGCACCTGTAGTagctccaccaccaccaccaaccgTTGAGACCGCAGATACTTCCAATGTACCAG CCCACCAGAAGCCTATTGTGGCTACATTGACAAGGCTATTTAAAGAGATATATGAACCATTAGGAGGTAATTCACGAGCTAATCCTACCAAGAAGCGTGAGATAGAAGATAACTCAAAAAAATTAGGAACTCTGTTTGTGAAACTAAATAATGAGGACATCTCAAAGAACGCTGCTGAAAAACTCGCTCATCTCTGTCAAGCTTTAGACAAACATGATTTTGGTGCAGCTTTACAGATACAG gCGTGTATGACAAACACCGAATGGGATGAGTGCGGCTTTTGTCTTCCAACACTAAAGCGAATGATGATCAAGGGAAGACAAAATGTGCAATGA
- the LOC104756227 gene encoding mini zinc finger protein 3-like, protein MKKRQVVVKQRKSSYTTTSSSSNIRYVECQKNHAANIGGYAVDGCREFMAGGGGDALTCAACGCHRNFHRREVETEVVCEYSPPT, encoded by the coding sequence atgaagaagaggcaAGTGGTggttaaacagagaaaaagctCTTACACTACGACCTCTTCTTCAAGCAACATCCGTTACGTTGAGTGCCAGAAGAACCACGCAGCTAATATCGGCGGCTACGCAGTTGACGGTTGCCGGGAGTTTATGGCAGGCGGCGGTGGTGATGCTTTGACGTGTGCTGCTTGTGGCTGTCACCGGAATTTTCACCGGAGAGAGGTTGAGACGGAGGTTGTTTGTGAGTATTCTCCTCCGACTTAA
- the LOC104756228 gene encoding protein IQ-DOMAIN 31-like: MGKPVRWLKSVLLGKKPSKSSGIKEKERTVNAKEVVVISKVEESDVVSDLPPIGNAAVYTSGMVETQNLEHEDVSANEIQVSEVQPTYSVDAASVPDDSPSESEKVQQEIAAVTVQAAYRGYLARRAFRILKGIIRLQAVFRGHMVRRQAVSTLCCVMGIVRLQALARGREIRHSDIGVEVHRKCRLHHHPLENKLTDSVVDTHAYLGIKKLTANAFAQKLLASSPNVMPLSLDNDSSNLIWLENWSASCFWKPVPQPKIASVRKTQKKLGSNSHSQVVEAEFARPKKSVRKVPTSNLDNPSVAQTSLEFEKPKRSFRKVSASQSVEPLPDMENPQVDLEKVKRGLRKVHNPIVENSIQPQQVPQFAVEKPNPGLEEEFVNGFDKEKEDEMSETVVEQPVDLMQTHGPLRASEALDSTLVNQIEESEENVMMAEEKEYVKEERTPKQNYKENSARKENQKSGKKGPLVTATQTAECQESSYGNQTSSPGLPSYMQATKSAKAKLRLQGSSSPKELGTTEKASRRYSLPSSGNSARVTSHSPKTRVSNSGGKTGNKTEKPLLSSREGNGKKTPVEWKRW; the protein is encoded by the exons TCTTCCACCCATTGGAAATGCAGCAGTTTATACCAGTGGTATGGTAGAGACACAGAACCTAGAACATGAAGATGTTTCAGCCAACGAGATACAAGTTTCTGAGGTCCAACCAACATATTCTGTAGATGCTGCTTCTGTTCCTGATGATTCGCCATCCGAATCAGAGAAAGTTCAACAAGAAATTGCAGCAGTTACCGTGCAGGCTGCGTATAGAGGCTACTTG GCTCGACGTGCTTTCAGGATCTTAAAAGGTATAATAAGGCTACAAGCAGTTTTCCGTGGTCACATGGTTAGGAGGCAAGCTGTTTCGACCCTTTGCTGTGTTATGGGAATTGTCAGATTGCAAGCACTTGCTCGAGGAAGAGAGATCAGACATTCCGACATTGGAGTTGAAGTTCATAGGAAATGCCGGTTGCATCATCACCCACTA GAAAATAAACTCACCGACTCAGTTGTTGATACACATGCTTACCTAGGAATCAAGAAGCTAACAGCAAATGCTTTTGCTCAGAAG CTTCTAGCTTCATCGCCAAACGTGATGCCATTGTCCCTTGACAATGATTCTTCCAATTTAATCTGGTTAGAGAACTGGTCAGCTTCTTGCTTCTGGAAACCAGTTCCTCAGCCAAAGATAGCCTCAGTcagaaaaactcaaaagaagTTGGGGAGTAACTCTCACTCTCAGGTAGTCGAGGCTGAGTTTGCTAGACCAAAGAAAAGTGTTCGCAAAGTCCCTACTTCAAATCTCGACAATCCCTCAGTGGCACAGACATCACTCGAGTTTGAAAAACCCAAACGCAGCTTCCGCAAAGTTTCAGCAAGTCAATCTGTAGAGCCACTACCAGACATGGAAAATCCTCAAGTTGATCTAGAAAAAGTGAAACGTGGCTTGAGGAAAGTACATAATCCCATAGTTGAGAACTCTATCCAACCTCAACAGGTTCCACAGTTTGCAGTTGAAAAGCCAAATCCGGGTTTAGAAGAAGAATTTGTGAATGGCtttgataaagagaaagaagatgaaatgtcTGAGACAGTGGTGGAACAACCTGTGGATTTAATGCAAACTCATGGACCATTGAGAGCCAGTGAAGCACTTGATTCCACATTAGTCAACCAAATCGAAGAGAGCGAAGAAAATGTAATGATGGCTGAGGAAAAGGAGtatgtgaaagaagagagaactcCTAAACAAAACTATAAGGAGAATTCAGCAAGGAAGGAGAATCAGAAATCCGGGAAAAAGGGTCCTCTGGTTACAGCTACTCAAACCGCCGAGTGTCAAGAGAGTAGTTATGGAAATCAGACTAGTAGCCCGGGACTACCAAGCTATATGCAAGCGACTAAATCTGCTAAAGCAAAGCTGAGGCTACAAGGCTCTTCTTCACCTAAGGAACTAGGGACTACTGAGAAAGCCAGTAGACGTTACTCTTTACCATCTTCAGGTAATAGTGCAAGAGTCACTTCTCATTCTCCTAAAACAAGAGTCTCAAACTCAGGTGGCAAAACCGGGAATAAGACTGAGAAACCTCTTCTTTCGTCCCGAGAAGGGAACG GGAAGAAAACTCCGGTAGAGTGGAAGAGATGGTAA